In the genome of Desulfovibrio desulfuricans, one region contains:
- a CDS encoding FeS-binding protein, whose protein sequence is MKKQRALFSSFFSMLWLASMLSAVWSGLSHLPQLARYGLVQSLSSSPSVAHYYSSAALLFLGTYALTIWWLQGRNAFCLTRCGRVRVVLLVGLAVTGLALIVHNMPDYSIYDGLYRTVKMLHLACALALLPLLIYRLCRRWTGGYGWLRPRDAADRCAPHHAGTRGQAAR, encoded by the coding sequence GTGAAAAAACAGCGAGCGCTTTTTTCGTCATTTTTCAGTATGCTGTGGCTTGCCAGCATGCTCAGCGCCGTGTGGAGCGGTCTGTCGCACCTGCCCCAGCTGGCGCGCTACGGGCTGGTGCAGAGCCTCAGCTCGTCGCCCTCTGTGGCGCACTATTATTCGTCGGCTGCGCTGCTGTTCTTGGGCACCTACGCGCTGACCATCTGGTGGCTGCAGGGGCGTAACGCCTTTTGCCTTACCCGTTGCGGAAGGGTGCGTGTTGTTTTGCTGGTAGGGCTGGCCGTCACTGGCCTGGCGCTCATTGTGCACAACATGCCGGATTATTCCATTTACGACGGCTTGTACCGGACCGTTAAGATGCTGCATCTCGCCTGCGCGCTGGCCTTGTTGCCGCTGTTGATCTATCGGCTGTGCCGACGCTGGACAGGCGGCTATGGCTGGCTGCGGCCACGTGACGCTGCTGACCGCTGCGCGCCGCATCACGCAGGAACGCGCGGTCAGGCCGCCAGATAG
- the rlmN gene encoding 23S rRNA (adenine(2503)-C(2))-methyltransferase RlmN produces MTNLLNLTLPELESWLQDELGERKFRAMQIWQWLWQRMVRDFDSMTNISKDCREKLTAKAVITWPEVVTVEKSQDDTTKFLLRLEDGALVESVLIPSDSREGVRRWTQCLSSQVGCAMSCTFCSTGQMGFERNMTMAEILGQILVAREYLGDDRPEWPMLRNLVFMGMGEPLLNMRELMRSLESLNNAKGLNFSPRRITVSTCGIEKGLRELGESGLAYLAVSLHAPTQELRSQIMPKAARWPLDEMFAALKSYPLKTREHITFEYLLLGGVNDGLEQAKELARLVNDVRGKLNLIVYNPAEGAPYAAPTEENVLAFEQYLWKRKITAILRKSKGQDIKAACGQLKAARQ; encoded by the coding sequence ATGACCAATCTCCTCAACCTGACGCTTCCCGAGCTGGAATCCTGGCTCCAGGACGAACTGGGCGAACGCAAATTCCGCGCCATGCAGATATGGCAGTGGTTGTGGCAACGCATGGTTCGCGATTTCGATTCCATGACCAACATTTCAAAAGACTGCCGCGAAAAGCTCACGGCAAAAGCTGTTATCACCTGGCCCGAAGTGGTGACGGTTGAAAAAAGCCAGGACGACACAACAAAGTTTTTGCTGCGGCTTGAAGACGGCGCGCTGGTTGAGAGCGTCCTCATCCCCTCGGACTCCCGCGAGGGCGTGCGCCGCTGGACGCAGTGCCTGTCGTCCCAGGTGGGCTGCGCCATGAGCTGCACGTTTTGCTCCACAGGGCAGATGGGCTTTGAACGCAACATGACCATGGCCGAAATTCTCGGCCAGATACTGGTGGCGCGCGAGTACCTGGGCGACGACAGGCCCGAATGGCCCATGCTGCGCAATCTTGTTTTTATGGGCATGGGCGAACCGCTGCTGAACATGCGCGAACTCATGCGCTCTCTCGAAAGCCTGAACAACGCCAAAGGGCTGAATTTCTCACCCCGGCGCATCACTGTCTCCACCTGCGGCATAGAAAAGGGTCTGCGCGAGCTGGGCGAGAGCGGCCTGGCCTATCTGGCGGTTTCGCTGCACGCGCCGACGCAGGAGCTGCGTTCGCAGATCATGCCCAAGGCGGCGCGCTGGCCCCTGGACGAGATGTTTGCAGCGCTCAAATCATATCCCCTCAAGACGCGGGAGCACATTACCTTTGAATATCTGCTGCTGGGCGGGGTCAACGACGGTCTGGAGCAGGCCAAGGAACTGGCGCGGCTGGTCAACGACGTGCGCGGCAAGCTGAACCTTATTGTTTACAACCCGGCGGAAGGCGCGCCCTACGCTGCCCCGACCGAAGAAAACGTGCTGGCCTTCGAGCAGTACCTCTGGAAGCGAAAAATCACGGCCATCCTGCGCAAAAGCAAAGGGCAGGATATCAAGGCCGCCTGCGGGCAGCTCAAGGCCGCACGACAGTAG
- a CDS encoding HD domain-containing protein yields MHQALKDAITISKTLLRNGYDAHVINAPLQEHLLENAKQPTVDIACEPDLDTLIKLFPKAVPLQGVRALATLEENGFIFCFYPLEVAAAGHPELSLLRITPTMMDRMEHEEQLKLRITGFGSPESSNDAYDGFEDVMTGAIQLTGLPDETLRHNYLLAVRALRFAANFDLPIEPNTWLAIVRASSRVLDYVPATDIMDEWRKVAAESMYRFVRLLFDSHILQGLIPEVASLSCLTQMRNKEGDTENVFEHTLECMKHYPEEDFHYDWLGTMAMLFHDVGKLYTGEYFDGIWTYYQHHRVGAKVTRKILRRLHFAQEDIDLLCHLVRHHMRFHFMMTDRGIRRFKALDDYPRLIAMARADLKARDGILTSFNHNMKYLDRAETPEQMLEPLLNGNEIMSETKLSPGPLVGVIRDALLQAQIAGEVTDVESAVTFVRNYARKSVG; encoded by the coding sequence ATGCATCAAGCGCTCAAAGACGCCATAACCATAAGCAAGACCCTGTTGCGCAATGGCTATGACGCGCATGTTATCAACGCCCCCTTGCAGGAGCACCTGCTGGAAAACGCCAAGCAGCCCACCGTGGACATCGCCTGCGAGCCGGATCTGGATACTCTTATCAAGCTGTTTCCCAAGGCCGTGCCTCTGCAGGGCGTGCGGGCGCTGGCCACACTGGAAGAAAACGGCTTTATTTTTTGTTTTTATCCCCTGGAAGTCGCCGCAGCCGGCCATCCCGAGCTTTCGCTCCTGCGCATTACGCCGACCATGATGGACAGGATGGAGCACGAAGAACAGCTCAAGCTGCGCATTACCGGTTTTGGCAGCCCAGAGTCGTCCAACGACGCCTATGACGGTTTTGAAGACGTCATGACCGGCGCTATACAGCTTACGGGTCTGCCGGACGAAACCCTGCGCCACAACTACCTGCTGGCGGTGCGCGCCTTGCGCTTTGCGGCCAACTTTGACCTGCCCATCGAGCCGAACACCTGGCTTGCCATCGTGCGGGCCTCCAGCCGCGTGCTTGATTACGTGCCCGCGACGGACATCATGGACGAATGGCGCAAGGTTGCAGCCGAATCCATGTACCGCTTTGTGCGGCTGCTTTTTGATTCGCACATTCTTCAGGGTCTTATCCCCGAGGTGGCCTCCCTCTCGTGCCTCACCCAGATGCGCAACAAGGAGGGCGACACGGAAAACGTGTTTGAACACACGCTCGAGTGCATGAAGCACTACCCCGAAGAAGACTTCCACTACGACTGGCTTGGCACCATGGCCATGCTGTTTCACGATGTGGGCAAGCTCTACACAGGTGAATACTTCGACGGCATCTGGACCTACTACCAGCACCACCGCGTTGGCGCCAAGGTAACCCGCAAGATCCTGCGCCGCCTGCACTTTGCGCAGGAGGACATAGACCTGCTCTGCCATCTGGTGCGCCACCACATGCGCTTCCACTTTATGATGACCGACAGGGGCATCCGCCGCTTCAAGGCCCTGGACGACTACCCCCGCCTTATCGCCATGGCCCGCGCCGACCTCAAGGCGCGCGACGGCATTCTGACCTCGTTCAACCACAATATGAAGTACCTTGACCGTGCGGAAACGCCCGAGCAGATGCTTGAGCCGCTGTTGAACGGCAACGAGATCATGAGCGAGACCAAGCTGTCCCCCGGCCCGCTGGTGGGCGTCATTCGAGATGCCCTGCTGCAGGCGCAGATTGCGGGCGAAGTTACCGATGTGGAATCAGCGGTGACCTTTGTGCGCAATTATGCCCGAAAATCCGTGGGCTAA
- the dsrP gene encoding sulfate reduction electron transfer complex DsrMKJOP subunit DsrP — MVEKLLEGPKTYYLWLLFLLCLIAGCGIVYLDQLQNGLSVTGMNRDVSWGLYISQFTYFVGVAASAVMLVLPTYFHHYKKFKRMIIFGEFMAVAAVVMCALFIVVDLGQPQRMLNVMIHPTPNSVMFYDMMVLIGYLGLNIVIGWVTLEAERHEVHPPKWIKPLIYLSILWAFSIHTVTAFLYAGIPGRHYWLTAIMAGRFLASAFCSGPAILMLLMLLLRRLTGFDVGKEAVKTLATIIVYAMCVNVFFFLLELFTAFYSNIPGHMEPIHVLFFGHEGHLLWVSYWMWAAVIMAFACLAILIPPQLRTHPVLMPVALVMLVAASWIDKGLGLLVGGFTPNMYETITPYMPTGKEITVALGVYAVGALVVSLLWRIALGVKKEVNNFSD; from the coding sequence ATGGTTGAAAAATTGCTCGAAGGTCCCAAGACCTACTACTTGTGGCTGCTCTTTCTGCTCTGCCTGATCGCAGGCTGCGGCATTGTGTACCTGGATCAGCTGCAGAACGGTCTTTCTGTTACCGGCATGAACCGCGATGTTTCGTGGGGGCTGTACATTTCGCAGTTTACCTACTTCGTCGGCGTTGCCGCCTCGGCCGTTATGCTGGTGCTGCCCACGTACTTCCACCACTACAAAAAATTCAAGCGCATGATCATCTTTGGTGAATTCATGGCCGTCGCGGCCGTGGTCATGTGCGCCCTGTTCATCGTGGTCGACCTTGGGCAGCCCCAGCGCATGCTCAACGTCATGATTCACCCCACGCCCAATTCCGTCATGTTTTACGACATGATGGTGCTCATCGGCTACCTTGGCCTGAATATCGTCATCGGCTGGGTAACCCTTGAGGCAGAGCGGCACGAAGTGCATCCCCCCAAGTGGATCAAGCCCCTCATCTATCTTTCGATTTTGTGGGCCTTTTCCATCCACACGGTTACCGCCTTCCTGTACGCGGGCATTCCCGGCCGCCATTACTGGCTGACCGCCATCATGGCCGGCCGCTTCCTGGCTTCGGCTTTCTGCTCCGGTCCCGCCATCCTGATGCTGCTCATGCTGCTGCTGCGCCGCCTCACCGGCTTTGACGTGGGCAAGGAAGCCGTAAAAACCTTGGCGACCATCATTGTCTACGCCATGTGCGTGAACGTCTTCTTCTTCCTGCTGGAGCTGTTCACGGCGTTCTACAGCAACATCCCCGGCCACATGGAACCCATCCACGTGCTGTTCTTCGGCCACGAAGGTCATCTGCTGTGGGTGAGCTACTGGATGTGGGCTGCGGTCATCATGGCCTTTGCCTGTCTGGCCATTCTCATTCCGCCGCAGCTCCGCACGCATCCCGTGCTCATGCCCGTCGCCCTGGTCATGCTTGTGGCGGCCTCGTGGATCGACAAGGGGCTTGGCCTGCTTGTTGGCGGCTTTACCCCCAACATGTATGAAACCATCACCCCCTATATGCCCACCGGCAAGGAAATTACCGTGGCCCTCGGCGTATACGCCGTTGGCGCTCTGGTTGTCTCTCTGCTCTGGCGCATAGCCCTTGGCGTCAAAAAAGAAGTGAACAACTTCTCCGACTAA
- the dsrO gene encoding sulfate reduction electron transfer complex DsrMKJOP subunit DsrO, which produces MNKSRRSFLKVAGLSACALSSGLAGLGALSGVAQAQVAPGRYEKGVNALHAKRWAMVIDTRQFSGPKDYEPLIEACHKVHNVPHIPGDQNIKWFWLDSFEHTFPDEMNAFLDKRRAEASYPLLCNHCTNPPCVRVCPTQATYKMEDGIVAMDYHRCIGCRFCMAGCPFGARSFNFKDPRKFLANPVPNPAFPTRMIGVVEKCTFCAERLAVGQLPACVEASGGKILFGDLEDPNSTVRQALSANYSIRRKPNLGTQPGVYYLI; this is translated from the coding sequence ATGAACAAGAGCAGAAGAAGCTTTCTGAAAGTGGCGGGGCTTTCTGCCTGTGCCCTGAGCAGCGGATTGGCCGGCCTTGGCGCCCTGTCCGGCGTTGCTCAGGCCCAGGTTGCCCCCGGTCGCTATGAAAAAGGCGTCAACGCCCTGCACGCCAAGCGCTGGGCCATGGTTATCGATACACGTCAGTTCAGCGGTCCCAAAGACTACGAACCCCTGATCGAAGCCTGCCACAAGGTTCATAACGTGCCGCACATTCCCGGCGACCAGAACATCAAGTGGTTTTGGCTCGACTCGTTCGAGCACACCTTCCCTGATGAAATGAACGCCTTCCTCGACAAGCGCCGGGCTGAAGCCAGCTACCCGCTGCTGTGCAACCACTGCACCAACCCGCCCTGCGTGCGCGTGTGCCCCACGCAGGCCACCTACAAGATGGAAGACGGCATTGTCGCCATGGACTACCACCGCTGCATTGGCTGCCGCTTTTGCATGGCGGGCTGTCCCTTTGGCGCGCGTTCGTTCAACTTCAAGGATCCGCGCAAGTTCCTAGCCAACCCGGTGCCCAATCCGGCGTTTCCCACGCGCATGATCGGTGTTGTCGAAAAATGCACCTTCTGCGCCGAGCGCCTGGCCGTAGGCCAGCTGCCCGCCTGCGTTGAAGCCTCTGGCGGCAAGATTCTCTTCGGCGACCTGGAAGATCCCAATTCAACGGTGCGGCAGGCTTTGTCCGCCAACTACAGTATTCGCCGCAAGCCCAACCTGGGCACGCAGCCCGGCGTTTACTACCTCATATAG
- the dsrJ gene encoding sulfate reduction electron transfer complex DsrMKJOP subunit DsrJ yields MYNAKAVILGIIIFVILFTSPFWASMLGKHYSSTGIVLPKDEKECVESVTFMRDKHMQLLNEWRDEALRNENRTYVASNGKKWTISLQNTCLKCHNDYKGFCEKCHVANSVDPYCWTCHIIPQGSK; encoded by the coding sequence ATGTATAACGCCAAAGCTGTAATTCTTGGGATCATCATCTTTGTGATCCTGTTCACCTCCCCGTTCTGGGCAAGCATGCTGGGCAAGCACTATTCCAGCACCGGCATTGTTTTGCCCAAGGATGAAAAGGAGTGTGTGGAGAGTGTGACTTTCATGCGCGACAAGCACATGCAGCTGCTCAACGAGTGGCGCGACGAGGCCCTGCGCAATGAAAACCGCACCTATGTGGCTTCCAACGGCAAAAAGTGGACCATCAGCCTGCAGAACACCTGCTTGAAGTGCCATAACGACTACAAAGGTTTCTGTGAAAAGTGCCATGTGGCCAACAGCGTCGATCCCTATTGCTGGACCTGCCACATTATTCCCCAGGGGAGCAAGTAA